A genome region from Columba livia isolate bColLiv1 breed racing homer chromosome 2, bColLiv1.pat.W.v2, whole genome shotgun sequence includes the following:
- the LOC135578724 gene encoding feather keratin-like produces MACYDACRPCGPTPLANSCNEPCSLQCQDSRVVIQPPAVVVTLPGPILTSHPQSTAVGSSASAAVGNELGAQGVAVNSGSFGYGFGGLGGFGGLGCFNGRRGGYIC; encoded by the coding sequence atggcCTGCTACGACGCCTGCCGCCCCTGCGGACccaccccgctggccaacagctgcaacgagccctgttccctgcagtgccaggactcccgcGTCGTCATCCAGCCTCCCGCCGTGGTGGTCACCCTGCCAGgacccatcctcacctcccacccccagagcaccgCCGTCGGATCCTCCGCATCGGCTGCCGTGGGCAACGAACTCGGCGCTCAGGGAGTTGCTGTCAATTCCGGCAGCTTTGGCTACGGCTTCGGAGGCCTGGGTGGCTTCGGAGGCCTGGGCTGCTTCAATGGTAGAAGGGGTGGATACATCTGCTAA